The DNA sequence CCCCCACGAAATGTGCGCCGTGCGTTCTCTTCCCTTGCCGCTCGCCCTCACCGCGCGCCTGTCGCCCGTCGTCGTGCTCGCCGCGGCGGGCTGGGCACTGTCGTCCGGACCCGCGACACCGGCCGCCGAAGACACGGCGACGCAGAAGAGCGGGGACGAGTCGCCCTCGGCCCCCGCGACGGCCGCCGTGTCGAAGACGTACGCCGCCGCGCCCGCACCCTGCGACAGCCTGAGCTCGAAGTCGGTCAAGGATCTCGTCCCGGGCGCCAAGACGGCCGGCAAGGAGATCCCGTCCACGGACGCGAAGGTGCGCCGCACCTGCTCGTGGAACGCGCTCCAGGGCTTCGACTACCGGTGGCTGGACGTGTCCTACGAGGTCACGGAGTCCGACGAGGCGGCGGAGAAGTCCTACAAGGAGCGTGTCGCGGACAAGAGCGGCGGCGGCGAGGTCCCCGGTGTCGGCGACGCGGGGTACTCCGTCGTGAACCTCACCACCGAGGACGAGCAGCAGACCCGCGAGGGCGTGGTGCTGGTCCGCGCGGCGAACGCGCTTGTCTCCATCACCTACAGCGGCAGTGACTTCGAGTCGAACAAGGCGCCCGCCACGTCCGAGATCAACAAGGGCGCGATCAAGGCGGCCAAGGAGGCGGTGGCCGCCTTGGAGGACGGTCAGAAGGGCTGACCGTCCTCCGTCCGAGGCTCAGGCCTCGACGCGTTCCTTGTGGCCGGCCATCAGCACCACGTACAGCACCAGCGAGGCGCCCAGGCCCACCGCCCAGCCGTAGTCGGCCAGCGGCTTGAGGAACGGGATCAGTCCGTCGGCCGGGAACGGTCCGGTCTTCGAACCGTCGGCGCCGACGCCCGAGTACGAACCGCCGACCGCCAGGACACCGCCGACCAGGAACGCCAGGATCGCGCGCCAGTTCCAGCCGGACGAGTACCAGTAGCGCCCGCCGGGCGTGTACAGGTCCGCGAGATGCAGAACCGTACGGCGGACGATCCAGTAGTCGGCGATCAGGATGCCCGCGACCGTGCCGAGCAGGCCGCCGACCACGCCGAGCCAGGTGAAGATGTAGAACTCCGGGGTGGAGATCAGCTTCCACGGGAAGATCAGGATGCCGACGACACCGGTGATCAGCGCGCCGGTACGGAAGTTGATGAGCTTCGGCGCCAGGTTCGCCAGGTCGTACGCCGGGGAGACGACGTTCGCCGCGATGTTCACGGAGACGGTCGCGACGAGGACGACGATCAGGGCGAAGAGCAGACCGAAGGTGCTGTCGGTCTTGGCGGCGAGGGTGACCGGGTCCCAGATCGCCTCGCCGTAGACGACCTCGGACCCTGAGGTGACGAGGACGGCGAGGACCGCGAACAGGGTCATGGTGGTGGGCAGGCCCAGCGACTGCCCCCAGGTCTGCGCCTTCTGACTCGCGCCGAAGCGGGTGAAGTCGGGGATGTTGAGGGACAAGGTCGCCCAGAAACCGATCATCCCCATCAGGGACGGGAAGAAGACCGGCCAGAAGTCGGGGCCCCAGCCCAGCTTCGACGGCTGGTCGAGCAGCGCGCCGAACCCGTCCGCCTTGACCGCGATCCAGACCAGCAGCACGAGCGCGCCGACGATCACGAAGGGCGCGGCCCAGTTCTCGAAGTGCCGCAGGAAGTCCATGCCGCGGTAGATGATCGCGATCTGCAGCGCCCAGAAGAGGAGGAAGCACAGCCACAGGGGCCATGGATTGCCCGCGATCTTCCCGGCGTTCTCCCATCCGCCGCCGGTGAGCTTGGACCCCAGCGCGAAGATGCCGCTGCCGCCGATCCAGGTCTGGATGCCGAACCAGCCGCAGGCCACGGCCGCCCGGATCAGCGCCGGGATGTTGGCGCCCCGCAGCCCGAAGGAGGCCCGCGCCAGCACCGGGAACGGGATGCCGTACTTGGGCCCGGCGTGCCCGGTGGCCAGCATCGGCAGCAGCACGATGACATTGGCCAGGGCGATGGTGAAGACGGCCTGCTTCCAGTCCATGCCGAGGGCGACCAGGCCGGAGGCGAGTGTCCAGCTGGGGATGCAGTGGGCCATGGAGATCCACAGGGCCGCGAAGTTGTACGTCGTCCACTTGCGTTCGGCGACCGGGACGGGACGCAGGTCCTCGTTGGCGAAGGGGCTGTCGGCGGGGAATGCCTCGGGGGCGAGCTCGATCCGTCCGCCGGCGTCGGCGGACTGGGATATCGGCGACCCCGTGGGGACTGTTTCGGTCATGGGCAGGCCAATCGATCAGAACGGGACGGGAAAGGCCGCGCGGGGGCCTTGGGCCCTCCCCGAGGACGGCGGCGGGGAGGCCCTGACCGCGGGGAGGGAGACAAGGGGTGGGGGGTCGGGGGCGCCGGGTTGCGGGCCGGGATCAGGAGTTGATGGCCGGGATGACCGACGCACCGTAGGCGTCGATCACGGCTTCCTGCGCGTCGTGCATGTCGTAGACGGCGAACTGGTCGACGCCCAGCTCACGCAGCGCGTTCAGCTTCTCGATGTGCTTCTCGACCGGGCCGATCAGGCAGAACCGGTCGACGATCTCGTCGGGCACGAACGCGGTGTCGGGGTTGTCGGCGCGTCCGTGGTGGGAGTAGTCGTACCCCTCGCGGGCCTTGATGTACTCGGTGAGTTCGTCGGGCACGGCGGCGGAGTGCTCACCGTACTTCGACACCAGGTCGGCCACGTGGTTGCCGACCATCCCGCCGAACCAGCGGCACTGCTCGCGGGCATGGGCGAGCTTCTCGGGAGAGTCGTCCTCGGTGACGTACGCCGGCGCCGCCACGCAGATCTTCACCTCGGACGGATCACGGCCGGCCTCGACCGCGGCCTGCTTCACCGCCTTGACCATGTACTCGGTCAGATAGAGGTCGGAGAGCTGCAGAATGAACCCGTCGGCCTCCTCGCCGGTCATCTTCAGGGCCTTCGGTCCGTACGCCGCCATCCAGACGGGGAGTTGGGCGCCCGGCTTGATCCACGGGAACCTGACGACCGTTCCGCCGCCGAGGTCGGCCTCCTGGCCGCTGCCGAGCGCGCGGATGACCTTCATGGCCTCGCTGATGCGGGCCAGGGTGTTGGGTTTGCGGCCGGCGACGCGCATGGCCGAGTCGCCGCGGCCGATGCCGCAGACCGTGCGGTTGCCGAACATGTCGTTGAGGGTGGCGAACGTGGAGGCGGTGACCTCCCAGGTACGGGTGCCCGGGTTGGTCACCATCGGGCCGACCGTCAGATTCTCGGTGTTGGCGAGGATCTGGCTGTAGATGACGAACGGTTCCTGCCACAGCACGGCCGAGTCGAAGGTCCAGCCGTAGCTGAAGCCGCTGCGCTCGGCGCGTTTCATCAGGCTGACGACCCGTGAGGCCGGCGGGTCGGTCTGCAGGACGAGTCCGAAGTCCATGTGCTCCGCTCCTAGTTGAGGTACTGACAGGTGGAGCGGGGGGTGTAGACGCCGTGCCCGGCGCGCCCGGTGTACTCCCGCTCGGTGATGACGAGTTCGCCGCGCGAGAGGACCGTCTCCACCCGGCCGGTGGTCTGCTTGCCCTCGTACGCCGAGTAGTCGACGTTCATGTGGTGAGTGACGGCGGACATGACCTGCTCGGCCTGCGGGTCGTAGATCACGACGTCGGCGTCCGCACCCGGCGCGATGGTGCCCTTCTTCGGGTACATGCCGAACATCCGGGCCGGGGTCGCGCAGGCGATCTCGATCCAGCGGCGGCGCGAGATGTGACCGTCGACGACGGCCTGGTGCAGCAGGTCCATCCGGTTCTCGACGCCCGGCAGACCGTTGGGGATCTTCGAGAAGTCGCCCCGGCCCAGCTCCTTCTGGCCGACGAAGCAGAAGGGGCAGTGGTCGGTGGAGACGACCTGGAGGTCGTTCGTCCTGAGCCCCTTCCACAGCTGGGCCTGGTGCTCCTTGGGCCGAAGGGGCGTCGAGCACACGTACTTCGAGCCCTCGAAGTTGGGCTCGGCGAGGTTGTCGGTGGACAGGAACAGGTACTGCGGGCAGGTCTCCCCGAAGACGTTCAGCCCCTCGTCGCGCGCCCGCGTCAGCTCGGCCACCGCCTCCGTGGCCGAGACGTGCACGACGTACAGGGGAGCGCCGGCGACCTGGGCGAGCCTGATGGCCCGGTGAGTGGCCTCGGCTTCGAGGAGCGCCTTGCGGACCTCGCCGTGGTAGCGGGGATCGGTCTCGCCCCGCGCCAGCGCCTGCTCGACCAGCACGTCGATCGCGATGCCGTTCTCGGCGTGCATCATGATCAGGCCGCCGTTCTCGGCGGAGCGCTGCATGGCGCGCAGGATCTGGCCGTCGTCGGAGTAGAAGACGCCGGGGTAGGCCATGAACTGCTTGAAGGAGGTCACGCCCTCCTCCACCAGCAGGTCCATCTCCTTCAGCGTCTCCTGGTTCACATCGGAGACGATCATGTGGAAGCCGTAGTCGATCGCGCAGTTGCCCTCCGCCTTGGCGTGCCAGGCGTCGAGGCCCTCGCGCAGCGAGTGGCCCTGGCTCTGCACGGCGAAGTCGACGATCGTGGTCGTACCGCCCCAGGCGGCGGCCCGGGTGCCGGTCTCGAAGGTGTCGGAGGCGAAGGTGCCGCCGAACGGCAGCTCCATATGGGTGTGGACGTCGACGCCGCCCGGGATGACGTACTTCCCGGTGGCGTCGATGGTCCGCTCGGCCGTCCAGGCCTCGGCGGCGGACGTTCCGGCGGCGGCGAGGGCGGCGATACGGCCGTCCTCGATCAGGACGTCGGCGTGCATCTCGTCGGACGCGGTGATGACGAGGCCGCCGCGGATTACTGTTCGGCCGGTCATGTCGTGGTCGCTCCTCACGGTTTCACAGTTGCGGTTGTGTGGGGCTGGTCGCGCCGACGCGGCGGAGCCGCATATCGATGCAGCCCCGCGCCCCTTGGCGGCGTTGCCGCTACCGGCGTTTTCAGGGTGCTGTCAGCGGGCCGTACGCCCCCGGCGCGCGGTCCCTGTAGAACTGCCAGCGGTCGCGGACCTCGCGGAGCTTGGCCAGGTCCAGGTCGCGTACGACGAGCTCGGTCTCCTTGTCGCTCGCCACCTCCCCGACGAACTGGGCCTCCGGGTCCACGAAGTACGTGGTGCCGTAGAAGTCGTTGTCGCCGAGGTCCTCCACGCCGACCCGGTTGATCGCGCCCACGAAGTACTCGTTGGCGACGGCCGCCGCCGGCTGCTCCAGCTGCCACAGGTAGCGGGAGAGCCCGCGGGAGGTGGCCGAGGGGTTGAACACGATCTCGGCGCCGCCCAGCCCGAGCGCCCGCCAGCCTTCCGGGAAGTGGCGGTCGTAGCAGATGTACACGCCGATCTTCCCGACGGCCGTCTCGAAGACCGGCCAGCCGCTGTTCCCCGGGCGGAAGTAGAACTTCTCCCAGAATCCCTGCACTTGGGGGATGTGGGTCTTGCGGTACTTGCCGAGGTAGGAGCCGTCCGCGTCGATCACTGCGGCGGTGTTGTAGAGGACCCCGGGCTGCTCCTCCTCGTACATCGGCAGCACGAGGACGATGCCCAGCTCCTTGGCCAGCGCCTGGAAGCGGCGGACGGTCGGGCCCTCGGGGATCTGCTCGGCGTACTCGTAGAACGCCTTGTCCTGGACCTGGCAGAAGTAGGGCCCGTAGAACAGCTCCTGGAAGCACAGCACTTGAGCACCTTGCGCGGCCGCGTCGCGGGCCGCCTGCTCGTGTACCTGGATCATCGATTCCTTGTCGCCCGTCCACGCGGTCTGGAAGAGGGCGGCACGGATCACTCGGCTCATAGGGACCTCCGGTCGCTCGGTGTGCGAGAAGGCTAGGAAGTCCCCTGCGCCGGTTTGAGTTGCACGGTGTCACGTCTACGGGCATGCGGCGTGCCACGGTGTCACCCTGTCGTGATCCCATGTTTCACCGCCGTTTTCCCAGGTCGTGGCAGGTTTCAGGCTTGTTGCGCGTCGTGCGCGAGGAGTGCGATGTGCACGGATGCGGCCTGCTCGAAGTCGTCGAGGTCGACGCCGAGCCGCGTCTGTATCGCCTCCAGGCGGCGATAGAGCGCGGGCCGCGAGACATGGTGGAGCTGGGCGGTGCGGGACTTGTTGCGGCCGGTCGCGAGATACGTCCGCAGTACGGCCAGCATGTCGTCGTCGGCCGCGCACAGCAGCCCGTCCAACTCCCGCTCCGCGAACGACTGGACCTGCGGATCGTCCCGCAACAGCCGGATCAAGCCCCGCAGATGGACGTCCTTGAGGCGGACGACGGCCGGGAGGTCGAGGGCGGCGGAGGAGTCGGCGACGGCTTCGGCGACATGCTGGGCCTCGCGCAGTCCGGCGGGCACGTCGTCCCAACCGCAGCGGGCGTCGGCGGCGGCCACGACGGTCTGTTCGGCCCCGGATTCGGAGCGCACCCGGGCGGCGAAGTTCGCGGCGAGCACGGCGGCGTCCTGGTCCCGGGCGAGGCTGAGCAGCACGGCGGTCGCCCCGTCGGCGAGTTCGGCGGCGATCCCGGGCAGGCCCAGCATCCGCAGCACGCGCTCCAGTTGGGTCGGCTCACAGTCCCGCACGACCAGCGGTACGAAGGTACGCCGGTTGACCGGCAGACCGGCGGCTCGCGCACGTGGCAGCAGCTGCCTCGCCGGTACGACCCCGCTGACGAGGTCGGTCAGCAGGCTCTGCGCGGACTGCTCCTCCCAGCTGTGCGCGGAGTTGCCGCCCAGCATCCGGTGCAGGACGAGGGCCTCGGCTGCGCGCTCGGCGAGCAGCCGCCCGGTGGCGGTGTCACCGCGATGGCCGCACAGCATGATCTGGCCCCACCGCTCCCCGCGCCCGCCGAGCTCGGCCCGGATCCAGCCGTCGCCCTCGCTGCCGCCGGCCTGACGGGCGATCCGCTCCCAGTCGCGCAGCACGTCGTCCACGGCCGACCGCTCCCCCGCCGTGGCGAGGACGCGGTGCGCGAGGTTGGTGACGACGACGGGGCAGGCGCTGTGCGAGGCGACCTCGTCGAGGAGCCGTTGCAGCGGGGCGCCCGCGGTGATGAGTCCGGTGAGTGCGGTCCGTACGGCCTCCGAGAGGCTGACCGCGGCGAACTTCCGCCGCACGAGCCGCGACTGGACCTCCTCGGTGAGCTCGGCGAAGGGGAACGGCCGGTGCAGGACGACCATGGGCAGCCCGCACCGCTCGGCGGCCCGCCGCATCACGTCCGGCGGTGCGGGGAACGCCCGGCCCAGGCCCAGCACGACGGCCGCCGCCTCGGCCCGGTGCAGGGAACGGATGTACTCGGCCTGCTTGTCCTCGTCCCCGGCGAGCAGCACCCCGGTGGTGAGCACCATCTCGCCGCCGCTGAGCATCACCCCGACGTCCGGCGCCTCGGCGACATGCACCCAGCGCACCGGCCGGTCGAGCTGACCGGCGCCGGCCACCACCTCGGGCTCCCCGGCGAGCACCCGCTCCAGGGTGAGGACCTGACGAACCGACAGAGCGGGTTCCAGGGGTTCCGAAGGCTCCAAGGGCTCCCAAGGCTCCGAGGCGATGGTCATGGCGGCGTTCCCTTGCTCAGGTACTCACAGGTACTCAGATGACTCCTGCTAGATGCTCCTCAGAGCGTTCTCGAGGATCGCGGCGCCTTCCTCGGCCTCCGCCACGGTGAGGGACAGGGGCGGGGCGACGCGCAGGGACGTGGTGTTGTGTCCGCCGCCCTTGCCGATGAGGAGGCCGCCCTCGCGGGCCGCTTCCAGCACCGCAGACGCTGCGACCGGGTCGGCTTCGTCGGTGCCGGGCCGGGTGAGTTCGATGCCGAGCATCAGGCCCCGGCCGCGTACCTCCCGTACGTGCGGCACCTGCGCCGCGACGGCCCGCAGCCGTTCGAGGAGCAGTCCGCCGACGCGCCGGGCGTTGCCCTGGAGGTCGTGTTCCAGCAGGTACGACAGGTTGGCGAGGCCGGCCGCCATGGTGATCTGGGTGCCGCCGAAGGTCGAGATGCTGTTGGCGTCCAGGCAGTTCATGATCTCGCCACGGGCGACGACACCGCCGATGGACATGCCGTTGCCGATGCCCTTGGCGAAGGTCAGGATGTCCGGCGGACCCGACCGGCCGTGCGCCTGCCAGCCCCAGAAGTGGTCGCCGGTGCGGCCCCAGCCGGTCTGCACCTCGTCGGCGATCCACAGGATCTCGCGCTCGGCGAGCACCTCGCGGAAGGCGGCGTACAGCCCGTCGGGCCCGGATGTGAAACCGCCGACGCCCTGGATGGGCTCGGCGATCAGGGCCGCGGGCGGGCGGGTGTGGCCGAGGACGTCCTTCAGGTCGTCGACGCAGGCGGCGATGAAGTCCTCGTCACTGAGTGAGGCGTACGGGCCACGGGTGCGCACCCCGCCGTGGACGTACAGCGTCTGGAGCGGGGACAGCGAGGTCGGGGACCAGCCGCGGTTGCCGGTGATGCCGACGGCGCTGAATGAGCGGCCGTGATAGCTGTTGCGCATCGCGAGGATCGTGTTGCTGCGCCGGTAGGCCGTCGCGAGCAGCAGGGCGGTGTCGTTGGCCTCGGTGCCGGAGGTGGTGAAGAAGACGCGGGCGTCCGGGATGCCGCTCAACTGGGCGATGCGCTCGGCGAGTTCGACCATCGGACGGTTGAGGTACAGGGTCGAGGAGTGGATGATCCGCCCGGCCTGTTCGCTGACCGCCTTCGTCACCTCGGGCAGCGCGTGCGCGGTCATCGTCGTCAGGATGCCGCCGAAGAAGTCGAGGTACCGGTTGCCCGCGGCGTCCCACACGTGGCGGCCCTCGCCGTGGGTGATCTCCAGCGGCTCCTCGTAGTACAGGGCGAGCCAGTCCGGCATGACGGCGCGGTGGCGTCCCAGCAGGTCCTTGGTCACGGCTGCACCAGCCCTTCGTAGGCGTCGGGGCGTCGGTCGCGGTAGAAGGCCCACTGCTGCCGCACTTCTTCGATCACGTCGAAGTCGAGGTCACGGACGACGAGTTCCTCGTCCTTGTCGCTCGCGGTCTCCCCGACGAACTGGCCGCGCGGGTCCACGAAGTAGGACGTCCCGTAGAAGTCGTTGTCGCCGTACTCCTCGACACCGACCCGGTTGATCGCGGCGACGAAGTACTCGTTGGCGACGGCCGCGGCGGGCTGTTCGAGGCGCCAGAGGTAGGAGGAGAGCCCGCGGTGGGTGGCCGACGGATTGTAGACCAACTGGGCCCCGTTGAGGCCGAGTTGCCGCCAGCCCTCCGGGAAGTGGCGGTCGTAGCAGATGTAGACACCCACCTTGCCCACCGCCGTGTCGAAGACGGGCCAGCCGATGTTGCCGGGCTTGAAGTAGTACTTCTCCCAGAAGCCCTTGACCTGCGGGATGTGGTGCTTGCGGTACTTGCCGAGGAAGGATCCGTCGGCGTCGATCACTGCGGCGGTGTTGTAGTAGAAGCCGGCCCCCTCGACTTCGAACACCGGCACGACGACGACCATCCCGGTCTCGCGGGCCAGTTCCTGCATACGGCGCACGGTCGGCCCGGCGGGGACGGGCTCGGCCCAGCTGTAGTGCTCGGGTTCCTGGACCTGGCAGAAGTACGGGGCGTTGAAGACTTCCTGGAAGCCGATGATCTTGGCACCCTGCCGGGCCGCCTCGCGGGCGTGCTCCTCGTGTTTCGCCACCATGGACTCGGTGTCGCCGGTCCAGGTGGCCTGGACCAGAGCGGCGCGTACGACGTTGGCCATGAGCTGCTCCTTCGACGGGACGTCAGAGCCTCTACGCCCGTAGAGGGGGGCCGTAGAGGCTCGAAAGTAAGCCCCTGGAACAGCCTTGCCAAGACCATCGTCGTTAACCCGCTGAGTCGATCACGTTTCACACTCCTGCGGGTGATGGATGGGGCCGGTGGGGTGGGTGTGGACGGAGTGGCGCGAGGGGGGACGGCACTCAGGAGCGCCTGTCGCCGGCTGCCGAGGGCGTCACGCCGTGAAGCCGGCCACCCGCAGGGCGTGGACGAGATCCCACCGGCACTCGTCCGAGACGCCCTGGGCGGCTGCGAGGAGCAGCGGGACGAGCGTCTTCGGGTCGGGTGCGGCGCTGCGGGCGGCCTCCTCCGGGGCGCGGACGCGGACGTATGCGTCGAGCAGGGCGCGGACCTCGCGGTGCCGTCCCGCACCGGCCAGCCCCACGACGGCCTGCCCGATCTCGTTCGCGGGCCGCCCCACGCCCTGGCGCAGGATCTGCTCCCCGTCGTCGGCTCGCCCCGCCGCGGTCAGTGCGTCGGCCGCGGCGACGAGCCGCTCGGCGGGCAGCGAGGCGGCCTCCCACAGCAGGGTCGCCCAGTCGGCTCCGAGACCGGCGCGCTGCATCTCGGCGGCGAGCAGCGGGATGCGGTGGGCGGGCCAGTACGCGGCCTCGACGAGCAGCGCGTGCGCCTCACCACTACGCCCCGCAGCGCGCAGCCGCACCAGCGTCTCCACGACGCCGGCGACCGCACGCCGCTCCTCGGCATCGTCGGGCCCGGCCTGCGGCTGGAGGTCCGGGGACGCGGGCGCTTCCTCGGCGACACCGGCGAATCGGGCTCCACGTGGCGTGCGGCGGGCGGTGACGGGCGGCGCCGGGAGGCTGGGCAGGTCGGTCGGCGGAACGGCCGCGGGGGCGGCCTCCTCCTCGACGATCCCGGCGAAGCGGGCGCTGCCTCGACGGCGTTTGCGCGGCGCCGGCCGCTCGTCGGGCCGGGCGGTTTCGCGGACGGAGGAGTCTGCCTGCTCCTCGACCGGGAGCGCCTCGTCAGCCATCGGCTCGGCCGCCGACCGGGCAGAGGCATCTCCACGCCCTCCGCCCCAGGTTTCCGGCGCCGCGGACGCCCTCCCACGCTCCGCCGCCCCGGCTCCCGGCTGCGCGGTGCGCTGACGCGGCACGGTGTGACTGCCGCCTCCGGAGGAATAGGCCTCGCTCGGCTGCGCGTGATCGACGGCCGCGGGCCCTTCGCCGCCGAAGCCGTCGCTGACCGCGCCTGCAGTGGCGGACCGGTCACTTCGGGGGCCCCCGTCCCCGGACGGGCCGCGTCCGGAGCCGTCACGCCCGAACCTGTTGCCTCCGGGCCCGCCGTCCCCGAACCCGGCGTCTCCGGGCACGGTCGATCCGGAGACGCCGGCACCCTCATACCGATCGCGTCCGGGCCCGCCGTCCTGGAGGCTGCCCCCGACGCCCTCACGTCCGAATGGGCCGCCGCCGGGTCCACCCCCGCCGAACCC is a window from the Streptomyces sp. NBC_00299 genome containing:
- the hydA gene encoding dihydropyrimidinase encodes the protein MTGRTVIRGGLVITASDEMHADVLIEDGRIAALAAAGTSAAEAWTAERTIDATGKYVIPGGVDVHTHMELPFGGTFASDTFETGTRAAAWGGTTTIVDFAVQSQGHSLREGLDAWHAKAEGNCAIDYGFHMIVSDVNQETLKEMDLLVEEGVTSFKQFMAYPGVFYSDDGQILRAMQRSAENGGLIMMHAENGIAIDVLVEQALARGETDPRYHGEVRKALLEAEATHRAIRLAQVAGAPLYVVHVSATEAVAELTRARDEGLNVFGETCPQYLFLSTDNLAEPNFEGSKYVCSTPLRPKEHQAQLWKGLRTNDLQVVSTDHCPFCFVGQKELGRGDFSKIPNGLPGVENRMDLLHQAVVDGHISRRRWIEIACATPARMFGMYPKKGTIAPGADADVVIYDPQAEQVMSAVTHHMNVDYSAYEGKQTTGRVETVLSRGELVITEREYTGRAGHGVYTPRSTCQYLN
- a CDS encoding NCS1 family nucleobase:cation symporter-1; amino-acid sequence: MTETVPTGSPISQSADAGGRIELAPEAFPADSPFANEDLRPVPVAERKWTTYNFAALWISMAHCIPSWTLASGLVALGMDWKQAVFTIALANVIVLLPMLATGHAGPKYGIPFPVLARASFGLRGANIPALIRAAVACGWFGIQTWIGGSGIFALGSKLTGGGWENAGKIAGNPWPLWLCFLLFWALQIAIIYRGMDFLRHFENWAAPFVIVGALVLLVWIAVKADGFGALLDQPSKLGWGPDFWPVFFPSLMGMIGFWATLSLNIPDFTRFGASQKAQTWGQSLGLPTTMTLFAVLAVLVTSGSEVVYGEAIWDPVTLAAKTDSTFGLLFALIVVLVATVSVNIAANVVSPAYDLANLAPKLINFRTGALITGVVGILIFPWKLISTPEFYIFTWLGVVGGLLGTVAGILIADYWIVRRTVLHLADLYTPGGRYWYSSGWNWRAILAFLVGGVLAVGGSYSGVGADGSKTGPFPADGLIPFLKPLADYGWAVGLGASLVLYVVLMAGHKERVEA
- a CDS encoding nitrilase-related carbon-nitrogen hydrolase translates to MANVVRAALVQATWTGDTESMVAKHEEHAREAARQGAKIIGFQEVFNAPYFCQVQEPEHYSWAEPVPAGPTVRRMQELARETGMVVVVPVFEVEGAGFYYNTAAVIDADGSFLGKYRKHHIPQVKGFWEKYYFKPGNIGWPVFDTAVGKVGVYICYDRHFPEGWRQLGLNGAQLVYNPSATHRGLSSYLWRLEQPAAAVANEYFVAAINRVGVEEYGDNDFYGTSYFVDPRGQFVGETASDKDEELVVRDLDFDVIEEVRQQWAFYRDRRPDAYEGLVQP
- a CDS encoding aspartate aminotransferase family protein, which produces MTKDLLGRHRAVMPDWLALYYEEPLEITHGEGRHVWDAAGNRYLDFFGGILTTMTAHALPEVTKAVSEQAGRIIHSSTLYLNRPMVELAERIAQLSGIPDARVFFTTSGTEANDTALLLATAYRRSNTILAMRNSYHGRSFSAVGITGNRGWSPTSLSPLQTLYVHGGVRTRGPYASLSDEDFIAACVDDLKDVLGHTRPPAALIAEPIQGVGGFTSGPDGLYAAFREVLAEREILWIADEVQTGWGRTGDHFWGWQAHGRSGPPDILTFAKGIGNGMSIGGVVARGEIMNCLDANSISTFGGTQITMAAGLANLSYLLEHDLQGNARRVGGLLLERLRAVAAQVPHVREVRGRGLMLGIELTRPGTDEADPVAASAVLEAAREGGLLIGKGGGHNTTSLRVAPPLSLTVAEAEEGAAILENALRSI
- a CDS encoding nitrilase-related carbon-nitrogen hydrolase; this encodes MSRVIRAALFQTAWTGDKESMIQVHEQAARDAAAQGAQVLCFQELFYGPYFCQVQDKAFYEYAEQIPEGPTVRRFQALAKELGIVLVLPMYEEEQPGVLYNTAAVIDADGSYLGKYRKTHIPQVQGFWEKFYFRPGNSGWPVFETAVGKIGVYICYDRHFPEGWRALGLGGAEIVFNPSATSRGLSRYLWQLEQPAAAVANEYFVGAINRVGVEDLGDNDFYGTTYFVDPEAQFVGEVASDKETELVVRDLDLAKLREVRDRWQFYRDRAPGAYGPLTAP
- a CDS encoding TIGR03842 family LLM class F420-dependent oxidoreductase, producing MDFGLVLQTDPPASRVVSLMKRAERSGFSYGWTFDSAVLWQEPFVIYSQILANTENLTVGPMVTNPGTRTWEVTASTFATLNDMFGNRTVCGIGRGDSAMRVAGRKPNTLARISEAMKVIRALGSGQEADLGGGTVVRFPWIKPGAQLPVWMAAYGPKALKMTGEEADGFILQLSDLYLTEYMVKAVKQAAVEAGRDPSEVKICVAAPAYVTEDDSPEKLAHAREQCRWFGGMVGNHVADLVSKYGEHSAAVPDELTEYIKAREGYDYSHHGRADNPDTAFVPDEIVDRFCLIGPVEKHIEKLNALRELGVDQFAVYDMHDAQEAVIDAYGASVIPAINS
- a CDS encoding PucR family transcriptional regulator yields the protein MTIASEPWEPLEPSEPLEPALSVRQVLTLERVLAGEPEVVAGAGQLDRPVRWVHVAEAPDVGVMLSGGEMVLTTGVLLAGDEDKQAEYIRSLHRAEAAAVVLGLGRAFPAPPDVMRRAAERCGLPMVVLHRPFPFAELTEEVQSRLVRRKFAAVSLSEAVRTALTGLITAGAPLQRLLDEVASHSACPVVVTNLAHRVLATAGERSAVDDVLRDWERIARQAGGSEGDGWIRAELGGRGERWGQIMLCGHRGDTATGRLLAERAAEALVLHRMLGGNSAHSWEEQSAQSLLTDLVSGVVPARQLLPRARAAGLPVNRRTFVPLVVRDCEPTQLERVLRMLGLPGIAAELADGATAVLLSLARDQDAAVLAANFAARVRSESGAEQTVVAAADARCGWDDVPAGLREAQHVAEAVADSSAALDLPAVVRLKDVHLRGLIRLLRDDPQVQSFAERELDGLLCAADDDMLAVLRTYLATGRNKSRTAQLHHVSRPALYRRLEAIQTRLGVDLDDFEQAASVHIALLAHDAQQA